The following coding sequences lie in one Frigoribacterium sp. SL97 genomic window:
- a CDS encoding MFS transporter, translated as MQTGVDHESAAEVHDAPDEMIVVRTRPGPGGIPVTDTLQRPPQTSSTPAVRTPAAAPPPRSSSTHPRDTRPTPQPHRLTPSGVVGIAVLGLATFFAITTELSPVGLLSTMSTDLGVSEARMGVVVTVYAVAVAALALPLTWATARFPRKAVLVTTLVGYTASNLMVALAPSFGVLLTGRVVGGIAHALFFSVASAYATRIVPPRLAGRAIAFVYSGSSLGFVVGVPLATTVGDQLGWRPAVGAVAVATAVLAVVAALFLPHVQGESSPHVGSVRSWARSGLLAVVVADLMLFAGHYVVYTFIGPYLTGAGLGEDLVGGALLVLGGTGVVGLLAAGAFVDRAPRQTLIVAVAVMIGALAALPFVHGSLVGTFVVAGLWMAANGTTGTLFMAAAIRTGGVSPDIAGALINAGSNVGIAAGAAIGGQVYGMSGLATVPFAAAAIVAISLVVIVAGRRGFPLTGHAQATLSTSSLAVITSSVAVVTTSIPTVGQGRGGRRPRR; from the coding sequence GTGCAGACCGGGGTCGACCACGAGTCGGCCGCCGAGGTCCACGATGCCCCCGACGAGATGATCGTCGTGCGCACGCGCCCCGGGCCCGGAGGCATTCCCGTGACCGACACCCTTCAGCGCCCGCCCCAGACCTCGAGCACGCCCGCCGTGCGCACGCCCGCCGCCGCACCTCCCCCGCGCTCGTCGTCGACGCATCCGCGCGACACCCGCCCCACGCCCCAGCCGCACCGCCTGACCCCCTCGGGCGTCGTCGGCATCGCCGTGCTCGGCCTCGCGACGTTCTTCGCGATCACCACCGAACTGAGCCCGGTCGGCCTCCTCTCGACCATGAGCACCGACCTCGGCGTCAGTGAGGCGCGCATGGGCGTCGTCGTCACGGTGTACGCCGTGGCCGTCGCCGCGTTGGCCCTGCCCCTCACCTGGGCCACCGCACGCTTCCCCCGCAAGGCCGTGCTCGTCACGACCCTGGTCGGCTACACGGCCTCGAACCTGATGGTCGCGCTCGCCCCGAGCTTCGGCGTGCTGCTGACCGGCCGCGTGGTCGGTGGCATCGCGCACGCCCTGTTCTTCTCGGTGGCCTCGGCCTACGCGACGCGCATCGTGCCGCCGCGCCTGGCGGGCCGCGCCATCGCCTTCGTCTACTCGGGCAGCTCGCTGGGCTTCGTCGTCGGCGTGCCGCTCGCGACGACGGTCGGCGACCAGCTCGGCTGGCGTCCCGCCGTGGGCGCGGTCGCCGTCGCCACCGCGGTGCTGGCCGTCGTGGCCGCGCTGTTCCTGCCGCACGTCCAGGGCGAGTCGTCGCCGCACGTCGGCTCGGTCCGCTCGTGGGCACGCTCGGGGCTGCTCGCCGTGGTCGTGGCCGACCTCATGCTCTTCGCCGGCCACTACGTCGTCTACACGTTCATCGGCCCGTACCTGACCGGGGCCGGCCTCGGCGAGGACCTCGTCGGCGGCGCCCTGCTCGTGCTCGGCGGCACGGGCGTGGTCGGCCTGCTCGCGGCCGGCGCGTTCGTCGACCGGGCACCCCGGCAGACGCTGATCGTCGCGGTCGCGGTGATGATCGGCGCCCTCGCGGCCCTGCCGTTCGTGCACGGTTCGCTCGTCGGCACCTTCGTCGTCGCGGGGCTGTGGATGGCCGCCAACGGCACGACCGGGACGCTCTTCATGGCGGCCGCGATCCGCACCGGCGGGGTCAGCCCCGACATCGCGGGCGCGCTGATCAACGCCGGCTCGAACGTCGGCATCGCCGCCGGTGCCGCGATCGGCGGGCAGGTCTACGGCATGTCGGGCCTCGCCACGGTGCCGTTCGCCGCCGCGGCCATCGTCGCGATCAGCCTCGTCGTGATCGTGGCGGGCCGACGCGGGTTCCCGCTGACCGGTCACGCGCAGGCGACCCTGTCGACCTCGTCGCTCGCGGTCATCACCTCGTCGGTGGCGGTCGTCACGACGTCGATCCCGACCGTGGGCCAGGGCCGCGGCGGGCGGCGCCCCCGCCGGTAG
- a CDS encoding glutaredoxin family protein — MSTDAAPDRILMFGAEWCRDCRRSKALLDREGVAYDYVDLEAVADGADRAYAVSGRTQIPVVVFPDGSHLVEPTDAELAAKL; from the coding sequence ATGAGCACCGACGCCGCCCCCGACCGCATCCTGATGTTCGGCGCCGAGTGGTGCCGTGACTGCCGCCGCTCGAAGGCGCTGCTCGACCGTGAGGGCGTGGCCTACGACTACGTCGACCTCGAGGCCGTCGCCGACGGTGCCGACCGCGCCTACGCCGTCAGCGGTCGCACGCAGATCCCCGTCGTGGTCTTCCCCGACGGCAGCCACCTGGTCGAGCCGACCGACGCCGAGCTCGCCGCCAAGCTCTAG
- a CDS encoding DUF6314 family protein, giving the protein MPAETLALLLGRWSVTREIDDHRTGEHARFDGTATIEEARAGSDLVATYDEAGVLVVADRRTPATRRLGYAARGDGSLDVRFADGRHFVDLDLRSGAWEAHHPCAPDAYLVETLVLSPTSFEERWTVRGPAKSYDALTTYERVAGHPATK; this is encoded by the coding sequence ATGCCGGCTGAGACGCTGGCGCTGCTGCTCGGCCGGTGGTCCGTCACGCGCGAGATCGACGACCACCGCACCGGCGAGCACGCCCGGTTCGACGGGACAGCCACGATCGAGGAGGCGCGGGCGGGCTCCGACCTCGTGGCGACGTACGACGAGGCCGGCGTGCTGGTCGTGGCCGACCGGCGGACACCCGCCACCCGGCGGCTCGGCTACGCGGCCCGGGGTGACGGGTCGCTCGACGTGCGCTTCGCCGACGGCCGGCACTTCGTCGACCTCGACCTACGGTCGGGGGCCTGGGAGGCGCACCACCCCTGCGCCCCGGACGCCTACCTGGTCGAGACCCTCGTGCTCTCGCCGACGTCGTTCGAGGAGCGGTGGACGGTGCGCGGGCCGGCGAAGTCGTACGACGCGCTCACGACGTACGAGCGCGTCGCCGGGCATCCCGCCACGAAGTGA
- a CDS encoding TerC family protein yields the protein MDVSLTTWLITIAVTIAFFVFEFFTHVRKPHEPTIGESARWSAFYIGLALLFGVGIGFVSGWGFGGEYFAGYLTEKALSIDNLFVFLLIMTGFAVPRMYQQKVLMIGIVIALIMRAGFIAAGAALIENFSWVFYLFGALLFVLAYQQIKGDHGGNAADNAFVKIARRVLPVDDEFHEDKFTVKKGGKRFVTPLLLCVIAIGFVDLVFALDSIPAIYGLTNEAYIVFTANAFALMGLRQLYFLIGGLLERLVYLSQGLAIILAFIGVKLVFHALHVNEVPFINGGEPLLWVPEIPIWFSLLFIGATITVATIASLAKTRGDAQKAKRDEVDGEKVTVAKDSDDPTRH from the coding sequence GTGGACGTCTCACTGACCACCTGGCTCATCACGATCGCCGTCACCATCGCGTTCTTCGTGTTCGAGTTCTTCACCCACGTGCGCAAGCCGCACGAGCCGACGATCGGCGAGTCCGCCCGCTGGTCGGCGTTCTACATCGGCCTCGCGCTGCTGTTCGGCGTCGGCATCGGCTTCGTGAGCGGCTGGGGCTTCGGCGGCGAGTACTTCGCCGGCTACCTCACCGAGAAGGCGTTGTCGATCGACAACCTGTTCGTCTTCCTGCTGATCATGACCGGGTTCGCCGTGCCGCGCATGTACCAGCAGAAGGTGCTGATGATCGGCATCGTCATCGCGCTCATCATGCGTGCGGGCTTCATCGCCGCCGGCGCCGCGCTGATCGAGAACTTCTCGTGGGTCTTCTACCTCTTCGGCGCCCTGCTCTTCGTGCTGGCCTACCAGCAGATCAAGGGCGACCACGGCGGCAACGCGGCCGACAACGCCTTCGTCAAGATCGCCCGCCGCGTCCTGCCCGTCGATGACGAGTTCCACGAGGACAAGTTCACCGTCAAGAAGGGCGGCAAGCGCTTCGTGACGCCGCTGCTGCTCTGCGTGATCGCGATCGGCTTCGTCGACCTGGTCTTCGCCCTCGACTCGATCCCCGCGATCTACGGCCTGACCAACGAGGCGTACATCGTCTTCACGGCCAACGCCTTCGCCCTGATGGGTCTGCGCCAGCTCTACTTCTTGATCGGCGGGCTGCTCGAGCGCCTCGTGTACCTGTCGCAGGGCCTCGCGATCATCCTCGCGTTCATCGGCGTCAAGCTCGTCTTCCACGCCCTTCACGTCAACGAGGTGCCGTTCATCAACGGCGGCGAACCGCTGCTGTGGGTGCCCGAGATCCCGATCTGGTTCTCGCTGCTCTTCATCGGCGCGACCATCACCGTGGCCACGATCGCCAGCCTCGCCAAGACCCGCGGCGACGCCCAGAAGGCCAAGCGCGACGAGGTCGACGGCGAGAAGGTCACGGTCGCCAAGGACTCGGACGACCCTACCCGCCACTAG
- the ctlX gene encoding citrulline utilization hydrolase CtlX codes for MVRPHHFTPNPQTAADNAFQTDPAEVDATRAQLAARAFDEVTRAAEALRAAGVTVHLVDDERTDRPDGVFPNNWFSTHDDGRVVLYPMHSPNRRGERRTDVVDLLRDRYRVTEVLDRSPLERRGIVVEGTGALVLDHVGRVAYVALSHRAERAAVALVCSDLGYEPVTFTATDATGVPIYHTNVMMSVASRFALVGLESIASPSERRRVVERLSASGREVVALTRAQLGEFAGNALELAGADGPVLAISARGWASLTPSQRRTVSRHARPLPLEVPTIELAGGSVRCMLAGVHLPSRS; via the coding sequence ATGGTGCGGCCGCACCACTTCACGCCGAACCCGCAGACCGCGGCCGACAACGCGTTCCAGACCGACCCGGCCGAGGTCGACGCGACCCGGGCCCAGCTCGCGGCGCGCGCGTTCGACGAGGTGACCCGGGCGGCCGAGGCACTGCGCGCGGCGGGCGTCACGGTGCACCTCGTCGACGACGAGCGGACCGACCGGCCCGACGGGGTGTTCCCGAACAACTGGTTCTCGACCCACGACGACGGCCGGGTGGTGCTCTACCCGATGCACTCGCCCAACCGTCGGGGCGAGCGACGCACGGACGTCGTCGACCTGCTGCGCGACCGGTACCGCGTCACCGAGGTGCTCGACCGTTCCCCGCTCGAACGGCGCGGGATCGTCGTCGAGGGCACCGGGGCGCTCGTCCTCGACCACGTCGGGCGCGTCGCCTACGTCGCGCTCTCGCACCGGGCCGAACGGGCTGCCGTCGCCCTGGTCTGCTCCGACCTCGGCTACGAGCCCGTGACCTTCACCGCGACCGACGCGACGGGCGTGCCGATCTACCACACGAACGTCATGATGAGCGTGGCGTCGCGGTTCGCCCTGGTCGGTCTCGAGTCGATCGCGTCCCCGAGCGAACGGAGGCGCGTGGTCGAGCGCCTGTCGGCCTCCGGACGCGAGGTGGTCGCCCTGACCCGCGCCCAGCTCGGCGAGTTCGCGGGCAACGCGCTCGAACTGGCGGGGGCCGACGGGCCCGTGCTGGCGATCTCGGCACGAGGATGGGCGTCCCTCACCCCGTCGCAACGCCGCACCGTGTCGCGGCACGCCCGGCCACTGCCGCTCGAGGTGCCGACGATCGAGCTCGCCGGCGGGTCCGTGCGCTGCATGCTCGCCGGGGTGCACCTGCCGTCCCGGTCGTAG
- a CDS encoding ornithine cyclodeaminase, with protein MVRFVDVQNMIRWVTDRGVGPITSGMVTALERDFARWPAFDKSPRVASHSPIGVIELMPASDSETYGFKYVNGHPSNPGRGYQTVTAFGVLADVDTGYPTFLAEMTILTALRTAATSAMAAKRLARADSRVLALIGAGSQAEFQALAMRSTLGLDTVRVFDVDPGATAKFVRNLEPLGFDITVCASPGEAADGADVITTCTADKQNAVVLPDEAVRPGVHVNAIGGDCPGKTELDPATLRRADVFVEYPEQTRVEGEIQHQPADFAVTELWQVVAGQRPGRTSDEQITIFDSVGFAIEDVCALKYLRQDVVGTDYAVEIDLVADPDDPKDLFGLVAARRPVGA; from the coding sequence GTGGTGCGCTTCGTGGACGTGCAGAACATGATCCGATGGGTCACCGACCGCGGGGTCGGCCCGATCACCAGCGGCATGGTGACCGCCCTCGAGCGCGACTTCGCCCGGTGGCCCGCCTTCGACAAGTCGCCCCGCGTCGCCTCCCACAGCCCCATCGGCGTCATCGAGCTGATGCCGGCCAGCGACAGCGAGACCTACGGCTTCAAGTACGTCAACGGCCACCCGTCGAACCCGGGCCGCGGCTACCAGACCGTCACCGCGTTCGGCGTGCTCGCCGACGTCGACACGGGCTACCCGACCTTCCTCGCCGAGATGACGATCCTCACCGCGCTGCGGACCGCCGCCACGAGCGCGATGGCCGCCAAGCGTCTCGCCCGGGCCGACTCGCGCGTGCTCGCCCTGATCGGCGCCGGCTCGCAGGCCGAGTTCCAGGCCCTCGCGATGCGCTCGACCCTCGGGCTCGACACGGTCCGCGTGTTCGACGTCGACCCCGGCGCCACGGCGAAGTTCGTCCGCAACCTCGAACCGCTCGGCTTCGACATCACGGTCTGCGCGAGCCCCGGTGAGGCGGCCGACGGCGCCGACGTGATCACGACCTGCACGGCCGACAAGCAGAACGCGGTCGTCCTGCCCGACGAGGCCGTCCGCCCCGGCGTCCACGTCAACGCGATCGGCGGCGACTGCCCGGGCAAGACCGAGCTCGACCCCGCGACGCTGCGCCGGGCCGACGTCTTCGTCGAGTACCCCGAGCAGACCCGCGTCGAGGGCGAGATCCAGCACCAGCCGGCCGACTTCGCCGTCACCGAGCTGTGGCAGGTCGTCGCCGGGCAGCGCCCCGGGCGCACGAGCGACGAGCAGATCACGATCTTCGACTCGGTCGGCTTCGCCATCGAGGACGTGTGCGCCCTGAAGTACCTCCGACAGGACGTCGTCGGCACCGACTACGCCGTCGAGATCGACCTCGTCGCCGACCCCGACGACCCGAAGGACCTGTTCGGCCTCGTCGCCGCCCGCCGACCCGTCGGCGCCTGA
- a CDS encoding Lrp/AsnC family transcriptional regulator — protein sequence MADLDELDRRLLAALRVDARESAASLARRLGVTRATITSRLDRLEASGTVLGYTVRVREADDPDLIRAIGFIEIEGRSTDHVIRQLRGFPEVASLHTTNGGWDLVAELRTSSLGEFDRVLARIRSVEGVVNSETSLLLSSVLR from the coding sequence ATGGCGGATCTCGACGAACTCGACCGGCGCCTCCTGGCGGCCCTGCGGGTCGACGCGCGCGAGTCGGCGGCGAGCCTCGCGCGGCGGTTGGGCGTGACGCGGGCGACGATCACCTCACGGCTCGACCGACTCGAGGCGTCGGGAACGGTGCTCGGCTACACCGTGCGGGTGCGCGAGGCCGACGATCCCGACCTCATCCGTGCGATCGGCTTCATCGAGATCGAGGGGCGGTCGACCGACCACGTCATCCGGCAGCTGCGCGGGTTCCCCGAGGTGGCGTCGCTCCACACGACGAACGGCGGCTGGGACCTCGTCGCCGAGCTGCGCACGTCGTCGCTCGGCGAGTTCGACCGCGTGCTCGCCCGCATCCGCAGCGTCGAGGGCGTCGTCAACAGCGAGACCAGCCTGCTGCTCAGCTCCGTCCTCCGCTGA